Proteins encoded by one window of Sulfurospirillum barnesii SES-3:
- a CDS encoding lmo0937 family membrane protein, whose protein sequence is MLYTIALLLIIMWALGLVTSYTMGGFIHLLLVIALIVVLARIIQGRRVL, encoded by the coding sequence ATGTTATACACCATTGCTCTTTTACTCATTATTATGTGGGCACTCGGTCTTGTGACAAGTTATACCATGGGAGGATTCATCCACCTTCTTTTGGTCATAGCACTTATTGTAGTGCTTGCAAGAATTATTCAAGGTAGGCGTGTTTTATAA
- a CDS encoding BON domain-containing protein, with protein MQTSLVFHSQVSASKTEVYVQNGVVTLKGIASSAARRDLTTEYAKKVEGVKSVNNQMKLIKPETMAEKIDDASITAQVKMTLLLHGSTSAIRTSVTTKDGVVSVSGKAQNSAEIDLVTKLVEDVEGVSNVINTMSVDASLKN; from the coding sequence CAAGTCAGCGCCAGTAAAACAGAAGTCTATGTTCAAAATGGTGTTGTGACCCTCAAAGGTATCGCCTCAAGCGCTGCTAGAAGAGATCTAACAACAGAATACGCCAAAAAAGTTGAAGGGGTTAAAAGTGTTAATAATCAAATGAAACTGATAAAACCTGAAACTATGGCAGAAAAAATAGACGATGCCTCCATTACAGCTCAAGTAAAAATGACCCTTCTTCTTCACGGCTCTACCAGTGCAATCCGTACAAGTGTTACCACCAAAGATGGTGTGGTTTCAGTGAGTGGAAAAGCGCAAAACAGTGCCGAGATTGATTTGGTTACAAAACTTGTTGAAGATGTTGAAGGTGTTTCAAATGTTATCAATACCATGAGTGTTGATGCGTCATTGAAAAATTAA